From Pseudoxanthomonas sp. YR558, the proteins below share one genomic window:
- a CDS encoding chemotaxis protein CheB: MSVSEAKRVALLARPGEARERLRVALHEAGAEIVLEDDPNTLDADALGNSAPQVVLVALEPAIEDSLERFDGVLHDPAVSVIFDEAELAARRQGWEAQRWARHLAAKLHGHQDVLPPGREEEVSLQLEPGLPVTPAQLHQDAEISLHLEEAADIAQELPRDDFAYTGGLARQGGDNVIDADDWLRNTAQTSNPAVETPPALPPPLPEPSAATPPPLPSPKFDLSSLSLEPLDAAGGKTAERVQGAVLVFAGIGGPDAVRKLLAELPDGFPKPVLVHLRLDGGRYDNLVRQMERVAHMPVALAEAGTAAEPGHIYVMPGDVVPLVDGGVVGFRPGAVIHTMIPQLPPTDSAVLLLSGSDTALVEPVAALGVQGALVLGQSQDGCYDPAAPRALAAHGAELGSPAQLAQRLTDRWF, from the coding sequence GTGTCCGTGAGTGAAGCCAAGCGCGTTGCCCTGTTGGCCCGCCCGGGTGAGGCGCGCGAGCGCCTGCGGGTGGCCCTGCACGAAGCCGGCGCGGAGATCGTGCTGGAAGACGATCCGAACACACTCGATGCCGATGCGCTGGGCAACAGCGCGCCGCAGGTGGTGCTGGTCGCACTCGAGCCGGCGATCGAGGACAGCCTCGAACGCTTCGATGGCGTGCTGCACGACCCTGCGGTTTCGGTGATCTTCGATGAAGCAGAGCTTGCCGCGCGTCGCCAAGGCTGGGAAGCCCAGCGATGGGCGCGCCACCTGGCGGCCAAGCTGCACGGGCACCAGGACGTGCTGCCGCCCGGCCGCGAGGAAGAAGTCAGCCTGCAGCTGGAGCCGGGCTTGCCGGTGACGCCAGCGCAGCTGCACCAGGATGCGGAGATCTCACTGCATCTGGAAGAAGCGGCCGACATCGCCCAGGAATTGCCGCGCGACGATTTCGCCTATACCGGCGGGCTGGCGCGACAAGGCGGCGACAATGTGATCGATGCGGATGACTGGTTGCGCAACACCGCGCAGACGTCGAACCCCGCAGTCGAGACGCCTCCAGCGCTTCCACCGCCGCTGCCCGAGCCGTCAGCGGCGACGCCGCCTCCGCTGCCGAGCCCCAAGTTCGACCTGTCCTCGCTCTCGCTGGAGCCGCTGGACGCTGCGGGCGGCAAGACCGCCGAGCGCGTGCAAGGTGCCGTGCTGGTGTTCGCCGGCATCGGCGGCCCCGACGCCGTGCGCAAGTTGCTGGCAGAACTGCCCGACGGCTTTCCCAAGCCGGTGCTCGTGCATCTGCGCCTCGATGGCGGTCGCTACGACAATCTCGTGCGGCAGATGGAGCGCGTGGCGCACATGCCGGTGGCGCTGGCGGAAGCAGGCACCGCCGCGGAGCCTGGTCACATCTACGTGATGCCCGGCGATGTGGTGCCGCTGGTCGACGGAGGCGTGGTCGGTTTCCGTCCCGGCGCCGTCATCCACACCATGATTCCGCAACTCCCGCCCACCGACAGCGCTGTGCTGCTGCTCAGTGGCAGCGACACCGCGCTGGTTGAACCGGTCGCCGCGCTCGGCGTGCAGGGCGCGCTGGTGCTGGGTCAATCACAGGATGGCTGCTACGACCCGGCTGCGCCGCGCGCGCTGGCCGCCCATGGCGCCGAACTGGGCTCGCCCGCGCAACTCGCGCAGCGCCTGACCGACCGCTGGTTCTGA
- a CDS encoding Hpt domain-containing protein has product MSALREAMSHAVLGWVKPELDETLRLVRQEIESFVEAPADTSRMRFCAGYLHQVQGTLRMVELYAPAMVAEELELLAKALQEGGVGDRDDACATLMRGAVLLPDYLERLQEGHRDIPIVLLPLLNEIRAARGASGLNESMLFPGGASEEATPSEAEIDHARSSLSGRNRELLDTVGNAVKEELLRVKDALDLHLRTGNAADELEPQVAELGNVADTLGMMGLGVARDVVMQQRDTLREVVSGSRPADEGTLLDVAGALLYVDASLDDQVARLGSAGDAGPDPSAAESQRTVEVLAQEAIINFAGARERFVAFIETNWDHAELSDVPRLLDEVAGALRMLELGQAGDYVVGVRRYVSGELIGKKRVPGGQQLDTLADAMASLEYYLEALRERRPNREDILEITRGSLEALRYWPLPPEAPAAVEPAIAAVAAVPSVVEPEPAQAVAEPAPVETVAADAGAPAFGALTLEPIDAAPVLADASAFDPVGFEEAGTGVEATDFVVELEDQEAAPASIDAPAEIEVTGEDVAPFTPIEPEEEALPDLRHEIAAAAAALPAATVIGGFDSDATDIDDEIREVFLEEFDEEIVNLRQLLPAWRSNPEDLERLRPIRRVFHTLKGSGRLVGAKTLGEFSWKIENMLNRVLDRTREPSHAVEALLELACDVLPQLNAALRGQGGVTADLTGIQDVADRLAAGEEAYYSAQPTVMDEDEGAGFVEPAPAAIATPAIEDVPAVFEPETEGTPASVDAVLREILEAEVDNHLDTVDTWLLKAQVNAVPVNEELLRAVHTMNGALAMADVPEITEVTSAAEQYVKRLLAAGETPTPEGVSAIADTAQAIRRSVAALQAPSPRIPVFASLAGQLVALRDSLPEQRQGAQIVDDARQGTYTEQMPTIAPPVAPSDIELAALDLSAYLDDTAHGAGGDLMPDVASAESTEQSVAAGTETLTPQSPEVTFYDIDYRILPRTHVEATGTATDTVDGERVQADAGETSVEGASEGAAIDDALVVDGDLPAFLSDTIEPANDVAAPTEDVAVEATPAEDVVVEERVAEGANDSIAVEEMAIEAATDEAVIEPAVAEEIAIEEIVLEDATDVAEPVEEVVADATPAEDDAVEDVVAETTPVEEAFVEEAAVEAVPVEDEAAVEEAVVDDIAASEAPADVLETSEPAELEVVASAEAEESAVTSAPADMPEPEEALDLTGLDLDLVEIFIEEGNDLLDHSDDLLAKLRETPEDRTLLISLQRDLHTLKGGARMAGIHAVGDLGHAIESMLESIVGQRTELDRRAIQLLERGFDTLHGQLARVTARRAVTIPDGMIAEFNARARGIELPDAPVASEAPAAPVELAPLSAPIETDLTAHAEEEFFPMGQQEQVRVRADLLDRLVNHAGEVAIYRARLEQQLGAFRGAMAELDRTNIRLHDQLRRLDLETEAQIVARYQREHEKQDPTFDPLELDRFSTLQQLSRALAESAADISGLQGVLDDLSRQYDSLLQQQSRVSSELQDGLMRARMVPFEGIVPRLRRVLRQAGTDTHKQVNLQLSGTHGEMDRNVLERMTAPLEHLLRNSVAHGLESPKDRRKAGKPEEGTVQVALRREGSEMVLVVSDDGAGLNRDAIRRRAEQRGLIQPGATLADADLDRLILESGFSTYDKVSQLAGRGVGMDVVHNEVRQLGGSLDIASTPGKGAIFTLRLPQTLAVTQAVFVQIGEAQFAVPVAAVSGIGRISHARFNAGAGSYHYAGEDYPLYNLGHLVGHSPAKAEGQAQVPLLLVRAGDLRAAVAVDQVLGNREIVVKPVGPQIASIQGIYGATITGDGSVVVILDAAPLVRRHLAQPAQPAQPATAVEQRRVPLVMVVDDSLTMRKVTSRVLERHNFEVAAARDGVEALEKLEERVPDLMLLDIEMPRMDGYELATAMKADPRFKDVPIVMITSRTGDKHRQRAFDIGVQRYLGKPYQELDLLRNVYDLLGIARVRE; this is encoded by the coding sequence ATGAGTGCGCTGCGCGAGGCCATGAGCCATGCCGTACTCGGCTGGGTGAAGCCCGAGCTGGACGAAACCCTGCGCCTGGTGCGGCAGGAGATCGAATCCTTCGTCGAGGCGCCCGCCGATACCAGTCGCATGCGATTCTGCGCCGGCTACCTGCACCAGGTGCAGGGCACGCTGCGCATGGTGGAACTGTATGCGCCCGCGATGGTGGCCGAGGAGCTCGAGCTGCTCGCAAAGGCACTGCAGGAAGGTGGCGTGGGCGATCGCGACGACGCCTGTGCCACGCTGATGCGCGGCGCCGTACTGCTGCCCGACTATTTGGAGCGGTTGCAGGAAGGCCATCGCGACATTCCGATCGTGCTGTTGCCGCTGCTCAACGAGATCCGTGCCGCGCGTGGCGCGTCGGGCCTCAACGAAAGCATGCTGTTCCCGGGCGGTGCCAGCGAGGAGGCGACGCCCAGTGAAGCCGAGATTGATCACGCGCGCAGCAGCCTGAGCGGTCGCAACCGCGAGTTGCTCGATACCGTCGGCAATGCAGTGAAGGAAGAGCTGCTGCGGGTGAAGGATGCGCTCGACCTGCATCTGCGTACCGGCAATGCGGCCGACGAACTCGAGCCGCAGGTCGCCGAACTCGGTAACGTCGCCGATACGCTCGGCATGATGGGCCTGGGCGTGGCACGCGACGTGGTCATGCAGCAGCGCGACACCCTGCGCGAAGTCGTCTCGGGCAGCCGCCCCGCGGACGAGGGGACGTTGCTCGACGTCGCGGGAGCGTTGCTGTACGTGGATGCTTCGCTGGACGACCAGGTCGCCCGGCTGGGCAGCGCCGGCGATGCCGGCCCCGACCCCAGCGCCGCGGAGTCGCAGCGGACCGTCGAAGTGCTGGCCCAGGAGGCCATCATCAACTTCGCCGGTGCACGCGAACGCTTCGTCGCGTTCATTGAAACCAACTGGGATCACGCCGAACTGTCCGACGTGCCGCGCCTCCTCGACGAGGTGGCAGGTGCCTTGCGCATGCTCGAACTGGGCCAGGCCGGCGACTACGTGGTCGGTGTGCGCCGTTACGTCAGCGGCGAACTGATCGGCAAGAAGCGCGTGCCCGGTGGCCAGCAGCTGGACACCCTGGCCGATGCGATGGCCAGCCTCGAGTACTACCTGGAAGCGCTGCGCGAGCGCCGGCCCAACCGCGAAGACATCCTAGAGATCACGCGCGGCAGCCTCGAGGCGTTGCGCTACTGGCCGCTGCCGCCCGAAGCGCCGGCGGCTGTCGAGCCCGCGATCGCGGCCGTTGCGGCCGTACCGAGCGTGGTCGAACCGGAGCCTGCGCAGGCTGTCGCAGAACCGGCGCCTGTCGAAACGGTGGCCGCAGATGCGGGTGCTCCCGCATTCGGCGCGCTGACGCTGGAACCCATCGACGCCGCGCCGGTGTTGGCCGATGCGAGCGCCTTTGATCCGGTCGGCTTCGAAGAGGCCGGCACGGGCGTCGAGGCCACGGACTTTGTCGTCGAACTCGAGGACCAAGAAGCTGCTCCGGCATCGATCGATGCGCCGGCAGAGATCGAGGTGACAGGCGAGGACGTCGCGCCCTTCACTCCGATCGAACCCGAAGAGGAAGCGCTGCCCGACCTGCGGCACGAGATCGCCGCGGCGGCCGCCGCGCTGCCGGCTGCGACGGTGATCGGTGGCTTCGACAGCGACGCCACCGACATCGACGATGAGATCCGTGAGGTATTCCTCGAGGAGTTCGACGAAGAGATCGTCAACCTGCGCCAGTTGCTGCCCGCATGGCGCAGCAACCCCGAAGACCTGGAGCGCCTGCGGCCGATCCGTCGCGTGTTCCACACGCTGAAGGGCAGCGGTCGCCTGGTCGGCGCCAAGACGCTGGGCGAGTTCAGCTGGAAAATCGAAAACATGCTCAATCGCGTGCTGGATCGCACGCGTGAGCCGAGCCATGCCGTCGAGGCCCTGCTTGAACTGGCGTGCGATGTCCTCCCGCAGCTCAACGCCGCACTGCGCGGCCAGGGCGGCGTCACGGCCGACCTGACGGGCATTCAGGATGTTGCGGATCGCCTGGCCGCCGGCGAAGAGGCGTACTACAGCGCCCAGCCGACCGTGATGGACGAAGACGAAGGCGCCGGGTTTGTGGAGCCCGCGCCCGCCGCGATCGCCACGCCGGCGATCGAGGACGTGCCTGCGGTGTTCGAACCGGAAACCGAAGGCACGCCGGCGTCCGTCGACGCGGTGCTGCGCGAGATCCTGGAAGCGGAGGTCGACAACCACCTCGACACCGTCGACACCTGGCTCCTAAAAGCACAGGTCAATGCGGTACCGGTGAACGAAGAACTGCTGCGCGCCGTGCATACGATGAACGGTGCGCTGGCGATGGCCGACGTGCCGGAAATCACCGAAGTCACCTCGGCGGCCGAACAGTACGTCAAGCGCTTGCTGGCGGCGGGCGAGACGCCGACGCCGGAAGGCGTATCCGCCATCGCGGACACCGCGCAGGCGATCCGCCGCAGCGTGGCCGCGTTGCAGGCGCCTTCGCCGCGCATCCCCGTGTTTGCCTCGCTCGCCGGCCAACTGGTTGCGCTGCGCGACAGCCTGCCGGAACAGCGCCAAGGTGCACAGATCGTCGACGACGCGCGCCAGGGCACCTACACCGAGCAGATGCCGACGATCGCGCCGCCGGTCGCGCCCAGCGATATCGAACTCGCCGCGCTGGACCTGTCGGCTTACCTGGACGACACGGCGCACGGTGCCGGCGGCGACCTGATGCCAGACGTCGCCTCCGCCGAAAGCACCGAACAGAGCGTGGCTGCAGGCACCGAAACGCTGACCCCGCAGTCGCCGGAAGTGACGTTCTACGACATCGACTACCGCATCCTGCCGCGCACCCATGTGGAAGCGACGGGCACCGCGACCGACACGGTCGATGGTGAACGCGTGCAGGCCGATGCAGGCGAAACATCTGTCGAAGGGGCGTCCGAAGGGGCCGCCATCGACGACGCGCTTGTGGTCGATGGCGACCTCCCCGCCTTCCTGTCCGATACGATCGAGCCGGCCAACGATGTGGCCGCACCTACCGAAGACGTCGCTGTCGAAGCCACGCCGGCGGAAGACGTCGTCGTGGAGGAACGCGTGGCCGAAGGGGCCAACGATTCGATCGCGGTCGAAGAGATGGCGATCGAGGCCGCCACCGACGAGGCCGTCATCGAGCCTGCGGTGGCTGAAGAGATCGCGATCGAGGAGATCGTGCTTGAGGACGCCACCGACGTCGCCGAGCCTGTCGAGGAGGTGGTCGCGGACGCGACCCCTGCCGAAGACGATGCCGTCGAGGACGTCGTTGCCGAAACGACGCCAGTGGAAGAAGCCTTCGTCGAGGAGGCCGCGGTCGAAGCGGTGCCTGTCGAAGACGAAGCTGCCGTCGAGGAAGCCGTCGTCGACGACATTGCCGCGTCCGAAGCGCCAGCCGATGTGCTGGAAACCAGCGAACCCGCCGAGCTTGAAGTCGTCGCCTCCGCCGAAGCCGAGGAGTCTGCCGTGACCAGTGCGCCCGCCGACATGCCGGAGCCGGAAGAGGCCCTCGACCTGACCGGTCTGGACCTGGACCTGGTGGAGATCTTCATCGAGGAAGGCAACGACCTGCTCGATCACTCCGACGACCTGCTGGCCAAGCTGCGCGAAACGCCCGAAGACCGCACGCTGCTCATCAGCCTGCAGCGCGACCTTCACACGCTGAAGGGCGGCGCGCGCATGGCCGGCATCCATGCCGTCGGCGACCTGGGCCACGCGATCGAATCGATGCTGGAGTCCATCGTCGGGCAGCGTACCGAACTGGACCGTCGTGCGATCCAGCTGCTGGAGCGCGGCTTCGATACGCTGCACGGCCAGTTGGCGCGCGTCACGGCGCGCCGCGCCGTGACCATCCCTGATGGGATGATCGCCGAGTTCAACGCGCGCGCCCGCGGCATCGAATTGCCGGATGCGCCGGTGGCAAGCGAGGCGCCGGCCGCGCCGGTGGAATTGGCGCCGTTGTCGGCGCCGATCGAGACGGACCTGACGGCGCATGCGGAGGAAGAGTTCTTCCCGATGGGCCAGCAGGAGCAGGTGCGCGTCCGCGCGGACCTGTTGGACAGGTTGGTCAACCACGCCGGCGAAGTCGCCATCTACCGTGCACGTCTGGAACAGCAGCTTGGCGCGTTCCGCGGCGCGATGGCCGAACTCGACCGCACCAACATCCGCCTGCACGACCAGTTGCGTCGCCTCGACCTCGAAACGGAAGCGCAGATCGTCGCCCGCTACCAGCGCGAGCACGAGAAGCAGGACCCGACGTTCGATCCGCTCGAGCTGGACCGCTTCTCCACGCTGCAGCAGCTCAGCCGCGCGCTGGCCGAATCGGCCGCCGACATCAGCGGCTTGCAGGGCGTACTGGACGACTTGTCGCGCCAGTACGACAGCCTGCTGCAACAGCAGTCGCGCGTCAGCTCGGAGCTGCAGGACGGCCTGATGCGCGCGCGCATGGTGCCGTTCGAAGGCATCGTGCCGCGCCTCCGCCGCGTGCTGCGCCAGGCCGGTACCGATACTCACAAGCAGGTCAACCTGCAGCTGTCGGGTACGCACGGCGAAATGGACCGCAACGTGCTGGAGCGCATGACTGCGCCGCTGGAGCACTTGCTGCGCAACTCCGTGGCCCACGGCCTGGAATCGCCGAAGGACCGCCGCAAGGCCGGCAAGCCGGAAGAAGGCACCGTGCAGGTTGCGCTGCGGCGGGAAGGTTCGGAAATGGTGCTGGTCGTCTCCGACGACGGTGCTGGCCTCAACCGCGATGCGATTCGTCGTCGCGCCGAGCAGCGCGGCCTGATCCAGCCAGGCGCTACGCTGGCAGACGCCGACCTCGACCGTCTGATCCTGGAGTCCGGCTTCAGCACGTACGACAAGGTCAGCCAGCTGGCAGGCCGTGGCGTGGGCATGGACGTGGTCCACAACGAGGTCCGCCAGCTCGGCGGTTCGCTGGATATCGCGTCCACGCCGGGCAAGGGTGCGATCTTCACCCTGCGTCTGCCGCAAACGCTGGCGGTCACGCAGGCGGTGTTCGTGCAGATCGGCGAGGCACAGTTCGCCGTGCCGGTCGCGGCGGTCAGCGGCATCGGCCGCATCAGTCACGCGCGCTTCAACGCCGGTGCCGGCAGCTACCACTACGCGGGCGAAGACTACCCGCTGTACAACCTCGGCCATCTCGTGGGCCACAGTCCCGCGAAGGCAGAGGGCCAGGCGCAGGTGCCGCTGTTGCTGGTGCGCGCGGGCGACCTGCGTGCCGCCGTCGCCGTGGACCAAGTGCTGGGCAACCGCGAAATCGTCGTCAAGCCGGTGGGCCCGCAGATCGCCTCTATCCAGGGCATCTACGGCGCGACCATCACCGGCGACGGCAGCGTCGTGGTGATCCTGGACGCCGCGCCGCTGGTGCGTCGCCATCTGGCACAGCCGGCACAGCCGGCGCAGCCGGCCACGGCCGTCGAACAGCGGCGCGTGCCGCTGGTGATGGTGGTGGACGACTCGCTGACCATGCGCAAGGTGACCAGCCGCGTGCTGGAACGCCACAACTTCGAAGTCGCCGCCGCACGCGATGGCGTCGAAGCGCTGGAGAAGCTGGAGGAGCGCGTTCCCGACCTGATGCTGCTGGACATCGAGATGCCGCGCATGGACGGCTACGAGCTGGCCACCGCGATGAAGGCCGACCCGCGCTTCAAGGACGTGCCGATCGTGATGATCACCTCGCGTACCGGCGACAAGCATCGCCAGCGCGCGTTCGACATCGGCGTGCAGCGCTACCTCGGCAAGCCGTACCAGGAACTCGACCTGCTGCGTAACGTCTACGATCTGCTGGGAATCGCCCGTGTCCGTGAGTGA
- a CDS encoding methyl-accepting chemotaxis protein, whose product MSTASDSPSASKIGSFSNSFWLALLAISVIVFGANTGVATYQGSRLSGASTGASDMRVLSQQLTNQGREAVAGNAAAFKAFKETKQSVESTVSDLQARFSNEGAVADPLEKLAATWAPLGKNADQIIASEAAVLALAGNADRFAAQVPSLQAQLNEVVRAMSAGGAPSSQIYSALQQVVLAGTMARRVTEIRAGGAGASTAGDALGRDAVLFGQVLEGLRNGNNELGIAAVRNGAALAALQNSQTLWATMKKDLDAILASSRNLFAAQGAAAALTNGSGQMLQDSTNLFQAFSAFGSVRDTRLFPNFWLGIASGAAALISIIGLLYSLYRTRQREQEVRYQTQVEYNSRNQQAIMRLLDEISSLGEGDLTVKASVTEDMTGAIADAINYAVDELRNLVTTINDTSVQVAASTQETQATALQLAEAAGHQADQITTASDRISEIATSIDQVSKNSTESAEVAQRSVQIATEGAGVVRETIRGMDQIRDQIQETSKRIKRLGESSQEIGSVVELINDISEQTNILALNAAVQAASAGEAGRGFAVVADEVQRLAERTSGATRRIESLVQTIQADTNEAVSSMEQTTAEVVSGARLAEDAGTALGEIERVSNDLNNLIKNISSAAQQQSTAALDITQTMGVIRQITSQTSLGAGQTAESIGHLAQLASDLRRSVADFKLPG is encoded by the coding sequence ATGAGCACTGCGTCGGATTCTCCTAGCGCCAGCAAGATCGGCAGCTTCAGCAACAGCTTCTGGCTGGCGTTGCTGGCGATCTCGGTGATCGTGTTCGGTGCAAACACCGGCGTGGCCACCTACCAGGGCAGTCGCCTGTCGGGCGCCAGCACGGGCGCATCGGACATGCGCGTGCTCTCGCAACAGCTGACCAACCAAGGCCGGGAGGCGGTCGCCGGCAACGCGGCCGCGTTCAAGGCCTTCAAGGAAACCAAGCAGTCGGTCGAGTCCACGGTCTCCGACCTGCAGGCACGCTTCAGCAACGAAGGCGCCGTGGCAGACCCGCTGGAGAAGCTGGCCGCCACGTGGGCACCGCTGGGCAAGAACGCCGACCAGATCATCGCGTCCGAAGCGGCCGTGCTGGCGCTGGCCGGCAACGCCGACCGCTTCGCCGCCCAGGTGCCTAGCCTGCAGGCGCAGCTCAACGAAGTGGTGCGCGCGATGTCGGCAGGCGGTGCGCCGTCCTCGCAGATCTATAGCGCCCTGCAGCAGGTCGTGTTGGCGGGCACCATGGCCCGCCGCGTGACGGAAATCCGCGCCGGTGGCGCCGGTGCCTCCACCGCCGGTGACGCGCTGGGCCGCGACGCCGTGCTGTTCGGCCAGGTGCTGGAAGGCCTGCGCAACGGCAACAACGAACTCGGCATCGCTGCCGTCCGCAACGGCGCGGCGCTGGCCGCGCTGCAGAACTCGCAGACGTTGTGGGCGACGATGAAGAAGGATCTGGACGCGATCCTCGCCAGCTCCCGCAACCTGTTCGCCGCGCAGGGCGCGGCGGCTGCGCTGACCAACGGCTCCGGCCAGATGCTTCAGGACAGCACCAACCTGTTCCAGGCATTCTCGGCCTTCGGTTCGGTGCGCGACACGCGCCTGTTTCCGAATTTCTGGCTGGGCATCGCCTCCGGTGCCGCGGCGCTGATCTCCATCATCGGCCTGTTGTATTCGCTGTACCGCACCCGCCAGCGCGAGCAGGAAGTCCGGTACCAGACGCAGGTGGAATACAACAGCCGCAATCAGCAGGCGATCATGCGACTGCTGGACGAAATCAGCTCGCTGGGTGAGGGCGACCTGACGGTGAAAGCCTCCGTGACCGAGGACATGACCGGCGCCATCGCGGACGCCATCAACTACGCCGTGGACGAACTGCGCAACCTGGTGACGACGATCAACGACACCTCGGTGCAGGTGGCGGCGTCGACGCAGGAAACGCAGGCCACGGCGTTGCAGTTGGCCGAGGCCGCCGGTCACCAGGCCGACCAGATCACCACCGCGTCCGACCGCATCAGCGAGATCGCGACCAGCATCGACCAGGTGTCGAAGAACTCCACCGAGTCCGCCGAAGTGGCGCAGCGCTCGGTGCAGATCGCCACCGAAGGTGCCGGCGTAGTGCGCGAGACGATCCGCGGCATGGACCAGATCCGCGACCAGATCCAGGAAACCTCAAAGCGCATCAAGCGCCTGGGCGAGTCCTCGCAGGAAATCGGCTCGGTCGTGGAACTGATCAACGACATTTCCGAGCAAACCAACATCCTGGCGTTGAACGCCGCTGTGCAGGCGGCTTCGGCCGGTGAAGCGGGCCGCGGTTTCGCGGTCGTGGCCGACGAAGTGCAGCGCCTCGCCGAACGCACCTCGGGCGCGACGCGCCGCATCGAATCGCTGGTACAGACCATTCAGGCCGATACCAACGAAGCGGTCAGCTCGATGGAGCAGACCACCGCCGAAGTGGTCTCCGGTGCGCGCCTGGCCGAAGACGCGGGTACCGCCCTGGGCGAGATCGAGCGCGTGTCGAACGACCTCAACAACCTCATCAAGAACATCTCCTCCGCTGCGCAGCAGCAGTCCACGGCGGCACTGGACATCACCCAGACCATGGGTGTGATCCGGCAGATCACCTCGCAGACCTCGCTGGGTGCGGGCCAGACCGCCGAATCGATCGGCCACCTGGCGCAACTCGCGTCGGACCTGCGCCGCTCGGTCGCCGACTTCAAGCTGCCGGGCTGA
- a CDS encoding chemotaxis protein CheW, which yields MRTPFDTLAEYERRSLAHAVVQPAREIAQDQYRGVGYRVGKRRLISNFGEVVEIVPMPPVTPVPGAQPWLLGIGNLRGNLFPVVDLKQFLEGERTVLHEGQRVLVMRQSGGDVALTIDELYGQRSFHESQQVEPGDLADGRYAHFIERAFASDDQQWGVFALGLLARTPEFRQAAL from the coding sequence ATCCGCACACCGTTCGATACGCTTGCCGAATACGAGCGCCGCAGTCTGGCGCATGCCGTGGTGCAGCCTGCGCGCGAGATTGCGCAAGACCAGTACCGCGGGGTCGGTTACCGGGTGGGCAAGCGCCGGCTCATTTCCAACTTCGGGGAAGTGGTGGAAATCGTGCCGATGCCGCCGGTGACGCCGGTGCCGGGGGCGCAGCCGTGGTTGTTGGGGATCGGCAACCTGCGCGGCAACCTGTTCCCCGTCGTGGACCTGAAGCAGTTCCTCGAAGGCGAGCGCACCGTGCTGCACGAGGGTCAGCGCGTGCTGGTCATGCGGCAGTCCGGCGGCGACGTCGCGCTGACCATCGACGAGCTGTACGGCCAGCGCAGCTTCCACGAATCGCAGCAGGTCGAGCCGGGGGATCTGGCGGACGGCCGCTACGCGCATTTCATCGAGCGGGCTTTCGCCAGCGACGATCAGCAATGGGGTGTATTCGCGCTGGGATTGCTCGCGCGTACGCCCGAGTTCCGCCAAGCCGCGCTCTGA
- a CDS encoding response regulator — MTQNEGQAGGLNGLRVMVIDDSKTIRRTAETLLKREGCEVVTATDGFEALAKIADQQPQIIFVDIMMPRLDGYQTCALIKNNQVFKSTPVIMLSSKDSLFDKARGRIVGSEQYLTKPFTREELLDAIRAHVST, encoded by the coding sequence ATGACGCAGAATGAAGGCCAGGCCGGCGGACTCAACGGCCTACGGGTCATGGTGATCGATGACTCGAAAACCATCCGCCGCACCGCGGAAACCCTGCTGAAACGCGAGGGTTGCGAGGTGGTGACGGCGACGGACGGGTTCGAGGCGCTTGCCAAGATCGCCGACCAGCAGCCGCAGATCATCTTTGTGGACATCATGATGCCGCGGCTGGACGGCTATCAGACCTGCGCGCTCATCAAGAACAACCAGGTCTTCAAGTCCACGCCGGTCATCATGCTCTCGTCCAAGGACAGCCTGTTCGACAAGGCGCGCGGACGCATCGTCGGCTCGGAGCAATACCTGACCAAGCCGTTCACGCGCGAGGAACTCCTCGACGCCATCCGCGCCCACGTCAGCACCTGA
- the gshB gene encoding glutathione synthase: protein MPLDIVVVMDPIGSIKIAKDTTFAMLLEAQRRGHRLHYVTPGRLALRDGRAFADVAPLTVKDDKAGWFTLGEPHELALGPGQVVLMRKDPPVDDQYLYDTHVLGIAQQAGALIVNDPQGLRDYNEKLAALLFPQCCPPTLVSRDPAALKAFVAEHGEAVLKPLDGMGGRSIFRVKAGDPNTNVILETLVGPGHLTLAQRFIPGIKDGDKRVLLIDGEPVDYALARIPQGDEFRGNLAAGGRGEGRPLSDRDRWIAAQVGPEMKRRGMLFVGLDVIGDYLTEVNVTSPTCVRELDAQFGLNIAGLLFDVIEKKLA from the coding sequence ATGCCGCTGGACATCGTCGTCGTCATGGACCCGATCGGGTCCATCAAGATCGCCAAGGACACCACCTTCGCCATGCTGCTGGAGGCCCAACGGCGCGGGCACCGGCTGCATTACGTCACCCCCGGCCGGCTGGCCCTGCGCGACGGCCGTGCCTTCGCTGACGTCGCTCCGCTGACCGTGAAGGACGACAAGGCCGGCTGGTTCACCCTGGGCGAGCCGCACGAGCTCGCCCTCGGCCCCGGCCAGGTCGTGCTGATGCGCAAGGACCCGCCGGTCGACGACCAGTACCTTTACGACACCCACGTGCTCGGCATCGCCCAGCAGGCCGGTGCGCTGATCGTCAACGACCCCCAGGGCCTGCGCGACTACAACGAGAAGCTGGCCGCCCTGCTCTTCCCGCAATGCTGCCCACCGACCTTGGTCAGCCGCGACCCCGCCGCATTGAAGGCGTTCGTCGCCGAACACGGCGAAGCGGTGTTGAAGCCCTTGGACGGCATGGGCGGACGCTCGATCTTCCGGGTGAAGGCCGGCGACCCCAATACCAATGTCATCCTGGAAACCCTGGTCGGCCCCGGCCACCTGACCCTCGCGCAGCGCTTCATCCCCGGCATCAAGGACGGCGACAAGCGCGTGCTGCTCATCGATGGCGAACCCGTGGACTACGCCCTGGCGCGCATTCCGCAGGGCGACGAGTTCCGTGGCAACCTGGCCGCCGGCGGACGCGGCGAAGGCCGCCCACTGAGCGACCGCGACCGCTGGATCGCCGCGCAGGTGGGCCCGGAGATGAAGCGCCGCGGCATGCTGTTCGTCGGCCTGGACGTGATCGGCGACTACCTGACCGAGGTCAACGTCACCAGCCCGACCTGCGTGCGCGAACTGGACGCGCAGTTCGGCCTGAACATCGCCGGCCTGCTGTTCGACGTCATCGAGAAGAAGCTGGCCTGA